CCAATGTACTGATACTCGGAGAAAACGGGACCGGTAAAGACATGCTGGCACGCCATATTCACCAGCTCTCTCACCGCAACACCAAACCCTTTGTCAGCGTGGATCTTGGCGCTATAGCAGAAAGCCTGTTTGAAAGTGAATTGTTTGGCCACGTTAAAGGCGCCTTCACTGATGCCAGGGAAGACAGGGCCGGTCGGTTCGAAGAAGCAAACGGCGGCACTATATTTCTCGATGAAATAGGCAACGTTACCATTCCATTGCAGGCAAAACTATTGACAGTACTGCAAAACAGGAATGTTACCAAAGTTGGCTCCAATAAAAACATCAATATAGATGTAAGGCTGATATGCGCCACCAACCGCAATCTGCCACAGCTGGCAGCGCAGCACCTTTTCCGCCAGGACTTACTTTTCCGTATCAATACAATTGAGATACATCTGCCTCCATTACGTGAGCGCATAGAGGATATTGTGCCGCTGGCAGAACATTTCCTGACGATCTACAGAGACAAATATAAAAGACCTGTCAACAGCTTCAGCGATGCGCTGATCAACCAGTTACAGAAATACGAATGGCCTGGTAATATCCGTGAATTACAACATGCTATTGAAAGAGCGGTGATCCTCTCTCCCGGAAAAACATTACAACCGAAAGATGTTTTTACAAAAAGTAACAGTGTTACAGATCAACCCGCGGATACCGGCTACAACCTGGAAGACATGGAAAGAAATGTAATCACACAGGCCATGAAGAAGTGTAACGGAAACATCACTGAAGCCGCGAAAGAGCTGGGACTCAGCAGGGCCGCACTTTACAGACGTCTGGAAAAATATAACATCTAAGCATGAACGGATTTAGTATCAATATCCTTTTAAGGATAGTACTCCTTACTATCACCATTACAGCAGGCGTATGGGTATACCTGGATATCAACACGTCCCTGGCATACCTGTTTCTGCCACTGGTATTGATACAGTTATACGGCATCTACTATTACCTGAACAGGATCAACCGTAAACTCACGCTGTTCCTGGAGTCTATCAGGTATGAAGATTTTTCAATCAGATTCAGTGCAGATAATAAACTCGGTAAAAGTTTCAAAATGCTTAACCAGCAATTCAATGAAGTACTGGAAGCATTCCGTCAGACCAGGGCCGAGAAGGAAGCCAATCTAAAATATATCGACACCATTGTTCAACACATCAGCATCGGCGTTCTTTCTTTTGATGCAGAAGGGAAAATTGAACTGATCAACCCCGCAGCTTTCAGGTTGTTGGGACTTTACCGGCTGCGCAACCTCAATGAACTGAAAAATGTTCATCCCGGGTTGTTTGAGCTGCTGCTGGAACTTCCATCTAACAACAAAGCATTATATGCCACCAAACAACAGCAGCAGCTGTCTATACACGCTACTGCTGTCAGGCTGCAGGGCAGGTTGATTAAATTGATCTCGTTGCAGAATATTCATGCTGAGTTGCAGAAAAAAGAGTTGGAAGCGTGGCAGAACCTGACCAAGATACTACGTCATGAGATCATGAATTCAGTGACACCGATTGTTTCACTGATAGGCACCATGCGTGAGATCGTTGATCAGGACATTGCTCCCGGCTCCGATAACCCGGAAGGTATTGCTGATCTGCGCGAAGCGCTGGAAACAGTGGAAAGCAGGAGCAAAGGCATTATGAACTTCGTGAACGCTTACCGTGACTATACCACTTTACCTCAGCCACAGTTTACGAATATCAATGTGCGGACGCTGGTAACCGGTATCAGCAGTTTATTCCAGCCGGATATGAAACAGGCAGGCATTCAGTTTTCGTTAATGGTAGATGCAGACCAGGCAGAATTACATGCAGATGTATCGCAGCTGCAAATGGTGCTGATCAACCTGATAAAAAATGCCATGGATGCGCTGGAACACACTGCCAATCCTGCCATTGAAATGAAGGTATTTCAGCCTGCCAGCGGCCAGGTACTTATTGAAGTCACAGATAATGGTCCAGGCATCGACGAAGGCGCCATGGAAAAGATTTTCATACCGTTCTTTACTACCAAGAAAAAGGGATCCGGTATTGGCCTCAGCCTGTCGCAACAAATCGTTCAGCTGCATGGCGGACAACTAAAGGTGAGTAGTCCGGGTAATAACGGTAACGGCACTACGTTTTCTATCTCTTTAAATATCTGACCAAAACAATACTTATGCTCAAATCCAGATGGCTGATCCTTTTTCTGATAGTATTAGTAGCAGATGTAGTATTTACCGGGTTACACCTGGAAACCTACAGGTACGTTAGCAAACCACTGTTAACCATTATCTTAGCCATCTATGCAGTGAGCGAAGGACACAATATCAGGGGCAGCTTCAGGGCTTTTTTACTGCTGGCGTTATTATTTTCTTTCGGGGGAGATGTTTTACTGATGTTTGACCATGTAAATCCATTGTATTTTATGCTGGGACTGGGAAGTTTTCTGCTCGCCCATGTCATGTACATCACTTTTTTCCTGAAGATCAGGTATAGCAATCTGCCGGCACCCTATTGCAAGTATCCTTTCATATTTTTACATGCGGCTTTTCTTATCTGGTTTATCCTCTTCCTGTTCCCATACCTTGGTGCACTACGTATACCGGTAATCATCTATGCCCTGACTATTTCCATAACGGTACAAAGCGTCTTGCATGCCTTTCATTTCAAATGGCAGCCTGAAGGATGGTATTGCATCACTGGCGCTGTGCTTTTCATGATTTCGGACAGCCTCATCGCGGTAGGCAAGTTTTATCATCCCCTACCGGCAAACGGCGTATGGGTAATGCTTACCTATGGCCTGGCCCAGCTTGGTCTGGTATATGGTGCCGTAAAGTTTTTTGCAGCACACCGGCGCTAAAACGTTCCTTTATTTAGCACTATTAGCTTTCGTAGTTATTCGTACTTTTGTTGTCTTATGCAACAAACAGATTTTCTTGTTATCGGATCAGGTATAGCAGGACTGACATATGCGCTGAAAGTATCACAGCAGTGTCCTGACAAAAAGATTATGGTCATTACCAAGAGCAGAGAGGATGAAACCAATACGAAGTATGCGCAGGGTGGTGTGGCAGTAGTAAACGATCTGGAAAACGATAGTTTCGAAAAACATATCGATGATACATTGATTGCCGGAGATGGGTTATGTAACCCCAAGGTGGTGGAAATCGTAGTCACGGAAGGCCCGGAGCGGGTAAACGAAATCATCGAATGGGGCGCCAATTTTGACAAAAATTCGAACGGCGACTTCTCCCTTGGCCGTGAAGGCGGGCACTCCGTTTTCAGGGTAATACACCACAAAGACGTTACCGGCAAGGAAATAGAAAGAGCATTGCTCGAAGCCATCCACCAGCGCCCGAACATAGAACTGGTAACCCACTGTTTTGTTGTAGATCTCATCACCCAGCACCACCTGGGATATCTCGTTACCAAGTCTACTCCCGATATTGAATGCTATGGTGTTTACGTGCTCAATCGTAAAACCAACGAAATAGAAAAAATTCTTTCCAAAATCACTTTACTGGCCACGGGCGGAAACGGACAGGTTTACCGTAGTACCACCAACCCTACCATCGCTACCGGCGACGGTATTGCCATGGTATACAGGGCCAAGGGAAGGATTGAAAACATGGAGTTTATCCAGTTCCATCCAACTGCTTTATACCAGCCCGGTGTTAGTCCCAGCTTCCTGATCACGGAAGCCGTAAGAGGCGATGGCGGTATCCTCCGTAATATCCATGGGGAAGATTTCATGCATAAGTATGATCCGCGCCTGTCGCTGGCCCCACGTGATATCGTAGCCAGAGCAATAGACAGTGAGATGAAGATCACCGGTACAGAGTATGTGTATCTGGACTGCAGGCATATGGACCTGGAGAAATTCATTCATCATTTTCCTAATATTTACGAGACCTGTAAAGAAGCTGGCATAGACGTACAGACGCAGATGATACCAGTAGCCCCTGCCGCTCATTACAGCTGTGGAGGTATTAAAACGAATGAATGGGGCTTAACCTCCATCCGTAACTTATATGCCTGCGGCGAATGCGCCAGCACCGGCCTTCATGGCGCCAACCGCCTGGCCTCCAACTCCCTGCTCGAAGCTATGGTATTCGCACACCGTTGCTTCATGGACGCCACCAGCAAGATAGATACCATCAATTTTAAAGATAATGTGCCTGACTGGGATGCCAGAGGTACACAGGCGCCAAAAGAAATGATCCTGATCACACAGAGTCTGAAAGAGCTGAAACAGATCATGAGTGATTATGTAGGTATAGTGAGAACAGACGTACGTTTGAAACGTGCCATGCGCAGACTGGACATGCTTCATGAAGAAACCGAAAACCTGTACGAACAGACGGAAGTTTCTCCACAGCTTTGTGAACTCAGAAATATGATCACGGCAGCCTATCTGATTGTTAAAGGAGCATCATTCCGCCGCGAGAGCCGTGGACTGCACTTCAACACAGATTATCCGTTCAAGTGCGAGTTAATCCAGAACATCGTTTTGTAAGGCAATCTCAAGGTTTCGTACCTTTGTGCCATCAATTCAATTTGTGCAAGGATGTATTATATATTGCTAGTCTTTTGTTATGGTATTTCATTGCTGCCATTACGTGTATTATATCTGCTGAGTGATTTTCTTTACCTGGTAGTATATTACGTAGTTGGTTATCGCAAGAAAGTGGTGTTTGAAAATCTTCGTCAGGCCTTTCCTGACAAGACTGCAGCGGAGATCAGCAGCATAGCCCGCAAATATTACCGCAACCTTACCGATATGATGGTGGAAACCATCAAACTACTGACGATGAGTAAGGCATCGTTAAAAAAACGCTTTATCTGCGATTTATCTGTACTACAAGACCTCTATGACCGTGGCAAAAGCTGCCAGATGCACCTCGGCCATAACTTCAACTGGGAATGGGCTAATCTGTACTGCATGCAGGGCGTCGCGTTTCCTTTCCTCGTAGTGTATATGCCGCTGACCAATAAGGCCGCAGACAGGCTTTTCCGCCATTTTCGTGAAAAGGCAGGTTCTATATTGCTGCCGGCAAATGATATGGGCAACAGCATCAAACCATGGTTAGATAAACAATACCTGATCGCGCTCGTGGCAGACCAGAACCCAGGAAACCCGCGCAGCTGCTTCTGGTACCCATTCCTGAATAAGATGACGCCGTTTTATAAAGGCCCGGAAATGAGTGCCAGACGTCATGATATCCCTGTTGTTTTTGTTGATATCAGAAAACCTAAGCGCGGTTATTATCACGCAGAATTAAAGCTGATGTTTGAAGAACCAGGAAAAGAACCAGTAGGAAAGATTACCGAAACTTTTGTGAGGTACCTGGAGAAGAATATCCACGAGCAGCCGGAAGTATGGGTATGGAGCCATCGCAGGTGGAAACACCGGTATGAAGACTGGGTAAAAGATCAGCCTAAAGAAATTTCATAAAAAAAAGCGTCTCTACTGAGTAGAGACGCTTTTTTTATCAGCCTGGTATTTTAAGTTTCTGTCCGGGATGGATAAGGTTCGGGTCTTTGATCTGATCCTTATTTGCCTCATAGATATCTTTCCAGGAAATACCCGGATAGTTTTTTGCGATTTTACTGAGATTATCACCTGCTTTCACCACGTAGTCACGTTCTTCCTGTAACGCATCGGTGGCAGTGATGTTCATCACTACATCAGCAGCGCGCATTTCAGGGTCCAGCTTTTCGTAGGTATCCCATAGCTGGTCTTTCACCTGTGAAGTAGTGCTGCCATCTATATACAATACATTATCCTGTTCTCTTACCTGAAGATTGGCCACGTTGGCCGATTGAGCCTGACTGATCAGGTCTTTGTACTTATCCTGTAAGCTCATGACAAAATAATTTTAGAGGGTTATTTCACTTTGATGTTGTTTACTACTTTCTTTGGTTTTGATTCCTGTGCTTTCTGAACGATTTTTTTGAGATCTGCCTTGGTAGCTTCACCGCTAAGTGTAACCACGCCGCTGTCTACCGAAACGGTTACGTTGGTAAATCCCGCAGCAGCATAAGTGGAGTCTAATGATTTACGCAGTACATCATCAGGATTGATGACTACCGGAGCCGGAGCAGCTTCTGGTTCTGGTGCTTTCACCATGATTTTGTTGTCTACAGACTTAATCCCTTTAATATCTTTCAGGGCATCTTCAGCAGAAGTACGTGCTGTTTCATCAGCGACTTCGCCATTTAGGGTTACTACACCGTTTTTCACATCTGCTGTAATGCCGGGGATGGCACTAAGCTTCTCATTCACTGATTGCTGAATTTTACTGTCTGAAGGTTTGCATGCGAACAAAAATAGCCCCATAAAGAGTGTCAGGGCAACAAGTAAGGATTTTCTCTTCATGACTAAGAAGTTTAGTGCAAGAAGTTAAGGAATAACGGGGGAACAGACAATTATTTCTGTTTTAACTTATTGTAAATCAATGAAACACATCAACAAAAACAGACATATTAAAAAAAGCCTTCTCATGAGAGAAGGCTTTAAATCAGTATGGCAGGAGGTTTAGTTTAATACAGCTTTTTCCTGTACTACATCCAGACCTTTTTCATCTTTCATTTTAGCGAAGCCACCATCTACGTTACGCAGGTTGTGGATACCTTCTCTTTTCAGGATAGAGCAGGCGATGATGCTACGGTAACCGCCCTGACAGTGTACGTACAGGTTGTGGTTATCTTCGAAGTCGCCCAGTTTACCTGGATCGGTCATATCGCCGAGAGAAAGGTTAATAGCGTTTTTGATGTGGCCACTGGCAAATTCAGCCGGTTTGCGCACGTCTACGATCACCAGATTTTCGTCATGAGGAAGATCCATTGCCAGTTCATCCGGTTCTACGGTGATTATAAGGTCTTTCTGGAGCCCCGAAGCTTCCCAGGCAGCCCAACCCCCATCAAGATAACCAACAACGTTTTCAAAGCCCACACGCGCCATTCTGACGATAGTCTCTTCTTCTCTGCCTGCATCAGCTACCAGGATGATATCCTGATCGAATGGCAGGAGACTGCCGGCCCATTCAGCGAAGCGGCCTTCCAGGCCAATGCTGATAGCGCCAGGCACGAAGCCATTACCGAATTCGGAAGCATTACGTGTATCGAGGATTAAGGCACCTGCTGCCGCCTTCGCTTTGAAAGCTGCCGGCGTTAATGGCTGCATGGCTTTATCCATCACCGCCTGTAATGCATCGTAGCCTTCCTTGTTGATCTTCGCGTTAATCGGGAAGTAAGAAGGAGGAGTACTTAATCCGGAAGTCACTTCTTCAATAAATTTCTGCTTATCGGTTGCTAACAATGCATAGTTAGTTGCTTTCTCATCACCGATAGAACTGTAGGTATTCGGACCCAGATTTTTGCCACATGCAGAACCCGGACCGTGAGCAGGATATACAATCACGTTATCAGGTAATGCCTTGATTACATTGTTGAGAGAATCGAACAGCATACCTGCCAGGTCCTCTTTGGACAAATTACCA
This window of the Chitinophaga sp. Cy-1792 genome carries:
- a CDS encoding sigma-54 dependent transcriptional regulator, translating into MTTLQQGKILIIDDDADVLRAARLLLKRHFEQVDFEKNPQKIPYLVTNFDYDVILLDMNFTRDLNSGKEGFEWLDRILDIKPESTVVLFTAYGDVEMAVRAIKAGATDFVLKPWENDKLLATIQAAYNKHQAGGSKPNTAATPAKNNNLLIGKSPAMQEVFDTVERVAGTDANVLILGENGTGKDMLARHIHQLSHRNTKPFVSVDLGAIAESLFESELFGHVKGAFTDAREDRAGRFEEANGGTIFLDEIGNVTIPLQAKLLTVLQNRNVTKVGSNKNINIDVRLICATNRNLPQLAAQHLFRQDLLFRINTIEIHLPPLRERIEDIVPLAEHFLTIYRDKYKRPVNSFSDALINQLQKYEWPGNIRELQHAIERAVILSPGKTLQPKDVFTKSNSVTDQPADTGYNLEDMERNVITQAMKKCNGNITEAAKELGLSRAALYRRLEKYNI
- a CDS encoding PAS domain-containing sensor histidine kinase, translated to MNGFSINILLRIVLLTITITAGVWVYLDINTSLAYLFLPLVLIQLYGIYYYLNRINRKLTLFLESIRYEDFSIRFSADNKLGKSFKMLNQQFNEVLEAFRQTRAEKEANLKYIDTIVQHISIGVLSFDAEGKIELINPAAFRLLGLYRLRNLNELKNVHPGLFELLLELPSNNKALYATKQQQQLSIHATAVRLQGRLIKLISLQNIHAELQKKELEAWQNLTKILRHEIMNSVTPIVSLIGTMREIVDQDIAPGSDNPEGIADLREALETVESRSKGIMNFVNAYRDYTTLPQPQFTNINVRTLVTGISSLFQPDMKQAGIQFSLMVDADQAELHADVSQLQMVLINLIKNAMDALEHTANPAIEMKVFQPASGQVLIEVTDNGPGIDEGAMEKIFIPFFTTKKKGSGIGLSLSQQIVQLHGGQLKVSSPGNNGNGTTFSISLNI
- a CDS encoding lysoplasmalogenase, with the translated sequence MLKSRWLILFLIVLVADVVFTGLHLETYRYVSKPLLTIILAIYAVSEGHNIRGSFRAFLLLALLFSFGGDVLLMFDHVNPLYFMLGLGSFLLAHVMYITFFLKIRYSNLPAPYCKYPFIFLHAAFLIWFILFLFPYLGALRIPVIIYALTISITVQSVLHAFHFKWQPEGWYCITGAVLFMISDSLIAVGKFYHPLPANGVWVMLTYGLAQLGLVYGAVKFFAAHRR
- the nadB gene encoding L-aspartate oxidase, producing MQQTDFLVIGSGIAGLTYALKVSQQCPDKKIMVITKSREDETNTKYAQGGVAVVNDLENDSFEKHIDDTLIAGDGLCNPKVVEIVVTEGPERVNEIIEWGANFDKNSNGDFSLGREGGHSVFRVIHHKDVTGKEIERALLEAIHQRPNIELVTHCFVVDLITQHHLGYLVTKSTPDIECYGVYVLNRKTNEIEKILSKITLLATGGNGQVYRSTTNPTIATGDGIAMVYRAKGRIENMEFIQFHPTALYQPGVSPSFLITEAVRGDGGILRNIHGEDFMHKYDPRLSLAPRDIVARAIDSEMKITGTEYVYLDCRHMDLEKFIHHFPNIYETCKEAGIDVQTQMIPVAPAAHYSCGGIKTNEWGLTSIRNLYACGECASTGLHGANRLASNSLLEAMVFAHRCFMDATSKIDTINFKDNVPDWDARGTQAPKEMILITQSLKELKQIMSDYVGIVRTDVRLKRAMRRLDMLHEETENLYEQTEVSPQLCELRNMITAAYLIVKGASFRRESRGLHFNTDYPFKCELIQNIVL
- a CDS encoding lysophospholipid acyltransferase family protein is translated as MYYILLVFCYGISLLPLRVLYLLSDFLYLVVYYVVGYRKKVVFENLRQAFPDKTAAEISSIARKYYRNLTDMMVETIKLLTMSKASLKKRFICDLSVLQDLYDRGKSCQMHLGHNFNWEWANLYCMQGVAFPFLVVYMPLTNKAADRLFRHFREKAGSILLPANDMGNSIKPWLDKQYLIALVADQNPGNPRSCFWYPFLNKMTPFYKGPEMSARRHDIPVVFVDIRKPKRGYYHAELKLMFEEPGKEPVGKITETFVRYLEKNIHEQPEVWVWSHRRWKHRYEDWVKDQPKEIS
- a CDS encoding LysM peptidoglycan-binding domain-containing protein, which encodes MSLQDKYKDLISQAQSANVANLQVREQDNVLYIDGSTTSQVKDQLWDTYEKLDPEMRAADVVMNITATDALQEERDYVVKAGDNLSKIAKNYPGISWKDIYEANKDQIKDPNLIHPGQKLKIPG
- a CDS encoding BON domain-containing protein; its protein translation is MKRKSLLVALTLFMGLFLFACKPSDSKIQQSVNEKLSAIPGITADVKNGVVTLNGEVADETARTSAEDALKDIKGIKSVDNKIMVKAPEPEAAPAPVVINPDDVLRKSLDSTYAAAGFTNVTVSVDSGVVTLSGEATKADLKKIVQKAQESKPKKVVNNIKVK
- a CDS encoding rhodanese-like domain-containing protein yields the protein MFVKQLYTNCLSEAAYFIESKGVAVVIDPLRDIEVYLDLAKERNATIKYIFETHFHADFVSGHLELAKATGAKIVFGPDAVTNFEAYIAKNNETFAIGDLTLKVLHTPGHTLESSCYLLLDEQQQPYAVFTGDTLFVGDVGRPDLFSGNLSKEDLAGMLFDSLNNVIKALPDNVIVYPAHGPGSACGKNLGPNTYSSIGDEKATNYALLATDKQKFIEEVTSGLSTPPSYFPINAKINKEGYDALQAVMDKAMQPLTPAAFKAKAAAGALILDTRNASEFGNGFVPGAISIGLEGRFAEWAGSLLPFDQDIILVADAGREEETIVRMARVGFENVVGYLDGGWAAWEASGLQKDLIITVEPDELAMDLPHDENLVIVDVRKPAEFASGHIKNAINLSLGDMTDPGKLGDFEDNHNLYVHCQGGYRSIIACSILKREGIHNLRNVDGGFAKMKDEKGLDVVQEKAVLN